The following is a genomic window from Amycolatopsis australiensis.
TTCGCGCGCGTGGTGCACGCCCATGGTGAAGTCGATCGGTTTGCCGTCGGTGACGTTTTTGACGTCGGTGGCGATCTCCAGCCCGATGACGTCGCGGCCTTCCCAGGTCGGCTCCGGCATGGTGAACGCCGAGACCAGGCCCGGGTTCCGGCGGGCCAGCTCCTTCATCTCGAACTCGTAGTCGTAGAGGTGGCGGTAGCCGGTGCGGCCCGAGGGCAGGACGGACCTGGCGGTCTTGGCCGCGTATTCGCGGTCGGCCTTCGCGTCGGCGACGGACTTGGCCGAGAGGTCGGCCTGGACGACGGTCGACTTGAGGCCGCTCTTGGCGAGCGTCCGGCGGTCGGCGTCGTCGGCCAGCACGACCTCGACACCGGTCGCGTCGCCCTTCTCGGTGACGTCGAGGCCGAGGGCGGTGAGCTTGCTCTTGTCGGCGCGGGTCGGGGTCTGGACCCGGACCAGCTGCGCCGTTTGCGCGGTCGTCGGCGTGCCCTGCGGCGTCAGCGCCAGGAAGTCGACGCCGAGCTGCGCCGTCCCGGCCGGGCCGCCGTAGCGGCAGCCCTGGACGACGAGCTGCTGTCCCTTCTTCACGAAGCTTTCGGCGAGTTCGTGGGTGCGCAACGCCGCGGAAGCGGCAACCACCGCGCCCGTCGCCTTGTCGAACACGGCGATGTCCCAGTCGCCTTCGACGCCCGCAGCCGGCTTGAGCCGGGCCTGGACCAGACCGTCCACAGTGGACGTCAGCTCGCGGCTGTCGCTGCCCGCGGTGCCCTTGGGCAGCACGTTCGCGAAGCACGAGCGCGGTACCGACTTGTCGGCACGCAGGATGTTCTGAGCCGCGCCCGCGGTGCCGGACGGCAGCGCGACGAACGCTCCGGCCAGTGCCACGGCCGAAGCCAGCAGCACCAGGCGTCTTGGTGAATTCCCCACAGGAAAGGACCTCCTTGACCGAGGGCCGGCACGTCGGACGTACCGGTAGCGGCTGACCATAATGGAGGAAATCCGGCTGCGGTAACCGCCGTAAGTCGTACAGCCCGCCGCCCGGAAGGCCGGTTTCACCGGGGTTCAACCGCCGGTCGGTTACGGTCGGTCCATGGTCACGGTCCCTGCGCAACGGGTGTCGGTCGCGGTCTCGCTGAGCGGCATCGCCGCGCTGGTGCTCGGCGCCGGGCTGGTGCTGCTGCTGCAGGTCATCCCGCCGACCGACGAGATCAGCGCGACCCGCCGCACGATCAGCGAATACGGGCTCTCGGACCACAAGCAGGTCTTCGACCTGGCCGTGGTCCTGGTCGCGCTCGGCTCGGCCGCCGGCCTCGCGGCCCTGCGGCACCAGCGGCGGCTGCCGGTGGCCGCGGCCGTCCTGGGTACATTGTGGACGGTCGGGCTGCTCGTCATCGTGGCCTTCCCGAAGCCGGACTGGGCCACGGTGTCCCGCGCGGACTTCGGCGGCACGCTGCACCGGATCGCGAGCGTGGTGGCGTTCGTCGCGCTGCCGCTGGCGGTGCTCGTGGCGGCACGCCGGGCGTTTCCCGGTTCGCCGGGCCGGCGGTGGCTCGCCCGTGCCACGGCGATCGCGGCGCTGGGCTGGTTCGCGGTCATCGCCGGAGCGGTCGTGGTCGCCGCGGCGGAGGACGGGCGCTGGTGGACGCTCATCCCGCTCGGCCTGGTGGAACGCGGCATGGCGCTGACGGAGCTGGTGGCCTTGGCGGTGCTCACGGCACCGGTTCCGGCCCGGTCCGCCGAGGAGCGCCGGACGGTCAGACCGCCCGCAGGACCGGTTCCGTCGTCTCGGTCAGCCGCGGGTCGGGGCGCCCGCCGGACATCGCCAGGAAGCCGCGGGCGACGCGGGCCAGCAGCGGCCAGTTCTTCGGCTTCTTCTTGTCCAGCCCGCCGATCAGCTGTTTGAGCATCGACAGCGTGTCGAAGTAGATGCGCTCGCACACGAGGTTTTCGTCGGCGTCGAAGACGAAGTAGGCCGTCATCCGGACCCGGAAGCGCGAGCCCGTCGGCGGGATCGGGCCGAGCGGGCCGAGGTGGGTGCCCAGCAGCCAGAACTCGACGATCACCGCGTCCGCGCTGTGCCGCAGCGCGATCAGCTCGTGGCGCTGGTCGGGGAACGCGGTGCGGGTTTCGTGGTAGTAGCCGCGCACGGCGTGGTCGCCGTCGTGGACCGTCATGGTCGCGACCACCTCGTAGTGCGGGTGGGGGAAGGTCGCGAGCGTGGCGTCCCAGTCCTGGGCCACTTCGTCGCGGAAGTGGTCGAGCACGAGCTTCTGCCGGGCCGCGAGGACCTCGGGCGCGGGGATGTCGAACTCGGTCATCGGGCCCTCCGGATCCACGGTGCAGGTGACCGGCGATAACCTACACTGTAGAGACACCGAGGGAAGGGGCCCGGCCGTGACGGTGCTCGACCGCGCGAAACCGGTGATCAGGTGGGGTCTCGGCCACGCGATCCCGCGGACCGTGCTGCGCCGCGAGGCCCGGCGCGGCGACCTGCAGGGCCGGATGGTCGTCGCCGCGGCCGGCGGGCACGACCTGACCGGCCTGTTCGAGGAGATCCGCGCCGCCGGGCCGCTCGCCCGCACCCGGTTCGGCTGGATGACGACCACGCACGCCGCGGTCCGGGAAGTGCTGTCCAGTGAAGACTTCCGCGTCGGCGTCCTCGGTTCCGACGGCTCGGCCCTCGGCAGGCTGGCCGCGTGGTCGGCCGGCGAGCACCTGCACCCGGTACGGCCGCCGTCGCTGCTGGCCGTCAACCCGCCCGAGCACACCCGCTACCGCAAGCTGGTCACCGGCGTGTTCACCGTGCGCGCCGTCGAGCAGCTGCGCGGCCGGGTGCAGGAGATCGCGGACGGCCTGCTCGACGCGCTGGACCCCGGACGCCCGGTCGACCTCGTCGAGACCTACTGCGGCCTGCTGCCGGTGACCGTGATCAGCGAAATCCTCGGCGTGCCGCCGTCCGACCTCGGCAAGGTGCTGTCGCTGGGCGCGGCCGCCGCGCCGAGCCTCGACCTGGGGCTGGGCTGGCGCACGTTCCGCCACGTCGAGTCGGCGCTGGCCGAGTTCGACGCCTGGCTCGGCGAGCACCTCGAGCACCTGCGCCGGCACCCCGGCGACGACCTGTTCAGCAAGCTCGTCGCGGCCCGCGACGGCGGCGTCGGCCTCACCGAGACGGAGCTGAAGTCCACCGCGGGCCTGGTGCTGGCGGCCGGTTTCGAGACGACCGTCAATCTGCTCGGCAGCGGGATCGCCCTCCTGGCCGGCGCTCCCGGGCAGCTCGCCGTGCTGCGCGAGCGGCCGCAGCTGTGGGCCAACGCCGTCGAGGAGGTCCTGCGGTACGACCCGCCGGTCCTGCTGACCGGCCGGCTCGCGACGCGCGCGACGGAGGTGGCCGGGGTCCGGCTGCCGCGCGGGGCGCTGGTGACCACCGTGCTGGCCGGCGCGAACCGCGACCCCGCGGTGTTCACCGACCCGGGCACCTTCGACGTCACGCGCGAGGGCGCCCGCGACCACGTGTCGTTCGGCGCCGGCCGCCACCACTGCCTGGGCGCCTCCCTCGCGCGGATGGAGGGCGAAATCGGGTTGCGCACGATCTTCGAGCGGTTCCCCGGCCTGCGCGTGCTGCCCGGTGGCCGTCGCCGCGAGACGCGGATCCTGCGCGGCTACGAAACCCTGCCCGCGGTGCTCGCCGCGTGACCGGCCGGCGCGGCCGTCCGCCGAAGGACGTCCTGTCGCGGGACCGGATCCTGCGGGAGGCGCTCGCGCTCGTCGACGAGGACGGCCTGGCGGCGGTCAGCATGCGCAAGCTCGCGCGCCGGCTCGGCGTCGACCCGATGAGCCTGTACAACCACGTCGACGGCAAGGACGCGTTGCTGGACGGGATCGCCGAGGTCCTGCTGGCCGCGATTCCCCCGCCACCGCCGGGAGCGGGGCTGCGGGAGACGATGTCCGCGCTGGCGCACGGCTTCCGGGCCGCGATGCTCGGCCATCCGCGCGCGGCACCGCTCGTGCTCACCCGCCAGCTCGCGTCGATGACGGCGCTCGCGCCGGTGGAGGCGGTGCTCGGCCCGCTGCTCGCGGCGGGCTTCCCGCCGGACCGCGCGGTGCACGCGCTGCGGGCGGTGCTGGCGTTCCTGATCGGCACGCTGATGCGGGAGGTCGAGGCCGCGCCGACGTTCAGCGGCACCGATCCCGAGGGCGTCCGCCGCCGGCTGGAGACGCTCGAGGAGGCGGGCCTGCCCGCGGTGTCCGCGGCGGCGCCGTTCCTCGCGGTCTGCGACCACGAGGCGGAGTTCGAGTTCGGGCTGCGGATCCTGCTCGACGCGCTCGCCGCGGGCTAGATCCTGTCCTCGAAGCCAGACGAGCGGTGTGCGCAGATCGATCATGCCTCGGTCGGACCTGGCGGTCTTGTCGAATCAGGTGGGTATGGCGCGGAACTGCTCGAGCCGGTCGAAGCAGCGTTCGACGACGGTGCGTCCACCGGCCTGGCCGCGGCGCAGCCGGCTGGCTCGTTGGTCCCGGTGTTCGGGGGATGGTCACCGGGAGGCGCCGTCGACGCAGGCAGGCCCGGACGGCTCGGCTCGAGTAGCTCCTGTCACCGGAACCCTGCCCGGCCGGATCGCCCGGCGGAACCGGTCTTGGCCTTGAACACCATCCCGCTGATCACTGCTCATCAGCCAGGCCATGCCCGCACCCCACGAACCCAAGATCAAGCCAGGTCGCACTCACCCACTTTGAGAACAGGCCCTAGCGGATGCGTTCGTGCAGCGCGGCCATCCGGGCGTCGAGGTCGGCCGCGGTCTTGGCGGCCGCGGCCAGCTCGCCCGCGAAGTCCGGGGGGACGCTGTCGGCGTACTTGTAGGACAGCTTGTGCTCGACCGCGGCCCAGAAGTCCATGGCGATGGTGCGCAGCTGCACCTCGACCTTCACCTTCTCCACCCGGTCGGACAGGAACACCGGGATTCGCACGATCAGGTGAAGACTGCGGTAGCCGTTGGGCTTCGGGCGGGCGATGTAGTCCTTGGTGCGCAGGAGCTCGACGTCGTCCTGCGCGGTGAGCATCCGGGCGACCTCGTAGACGTCGGAGACGAACGGGCAGACCACCCGGATGCCGGCGATGTCGTCGAGGACGTGCGCGACGGCGATCCAGTCTTCGCCCAGCCCGCGCCGGCGCACCTTCTCCTTGATGGCTTCCGGCCGCTTCACCCGGCTGGTGATGTGCTCGATCGGGTCGTGCCGGTGGACGAAGTCGAACTCCTCGCTGAGGATCCGCAGCTTCGTCATCAGCTCTTCGATGGCGAACTTGTACATCAGGAGGAACCGCGGGAGCTGTCCGGCGACGGCGAGCTCGTCGGCCGCCTCCCGCAGGTCCTCGGCCGCCGGGTCGGTGGTCACTGAAGCCTCGTGCTGTCGTCGGTCGGGTGCGCGTTCCAGGTTACTGCGCTCCCCCGGTCCAACGATCGCGGGCGGCCCGGAGTTCCCCCGCCGAAGAGACGCCGGGCTGCCGAACGCGTCACTCGGGCAGC
Proteins encoded in this region:
- a CDS encoding ester cyclase, whose protein sequence is MTEFDIPAPEVLAARQKLVLDHFRDEVAQDWDATLATFPHPHYEVVATMTVHDGDHAVRGYYHETRTAFPDQRHELIALRHSADAVIVEFWLLGTHLGPLGPIPPTGSRFRVRMTAYFVFDADENLVCERIYFDTLSMLKQLIGGLDKKKPKNWPLLARVARGFLAMSGGRPDPRLTETTEPVLRAV
- a CDS encoding cytochrome P450; amino-acid sequence: MTVLDRAKPVIRWGLGHAIPRTVLRREARRGDLQGRMVVAAAGGHDLTGLFEEIRAAGPLARTRFGWMTTTHAAVREVLSSEDFRVGVLGSDGSALGRLAAWSAGEHLHPVRPPSLLAVNPPEHTRYRKLVTGVFTVRAVEQLRGRVQEIADGLLDALDPGRPVDLVETYCGLLPVTVISEILGVPPSDLGKVLSLGAAAAPSLDLGLGWRTFRHVESALAEFDAWLGEHLEHLRRHPGDDLFSKLVAARDGGVGLTETELKSTAGLVLAAGFETTVNLLGSGIALLAGAPGQLAVLRERPQLWANAVEEVLRYDPPVLLTGRLATRATEVAGVRLPRGALVTTVLAGANRDPAVFTDPGTFDVTREGARDHVSFGAGRHHCLGASLARMEGEIGLRTIFERFPGLRVLPGGRRRETRILRGYETLPAVLAA
- a CDS encoding TetR/AcrR family transcriptional regulator C-terminal domain-containing protein, producing MTGRRGRPPKDVLSRDRILREALALVDEDGLAAVSMRKLARRLGVDPMSLYNHVDGKDALLDGIAEVLLAAIPPPPPGAGLRETMSALAHGFRAAMLGHPRAAPLVLTRQLASMTALAPVEAVLGPLLAAGFPPDRAVHALRAVLAFLIGTLMREVEAAPTFSGTDPEGVRRRLETLEEAGLPAVSAAAPFLAVCDHEAEFEFGLRILLDALAAG
- a CDS encoding GTP pyrophosphokinase; translated protein: MTTDPAAEDLREAADELAVAGQLPRFLLMYKFAIEELMTKLRILSEEFDFVHRHDPIEHITSRVKRPEAIKEKVRRRGLGEDWIAVAHVLDDIAGIRVVCPFVSDVYEVARMLTAQDDVELLRTKDYIARPKPNGYRSLHLIVRIPVFLSDRVEKVKVEVQLRTIAMDFWAAVEHKLSYKYADSVPPDFAGELAAAAKTAADLDARMAALHERIR